A region of Zeugodacus cucurbitae isolate PBARC_wt_2022May chromosome 5, idZeuCucr1.2, whole genome shotgun sequence DNA encodes the following proteins:
- the Fam60a_1 gene encoding mucin-2 isoform X2: MFSFHKPRVYRSAEGCCICRAKSSSSRFTDSRKYEQDSMKCFDLKYPRHGEICNACVLLVKRFKRLPVGSTRHWGHVVDARAGPGTKSISKHKKGRDDSETTAHSASSSSTRRAPNSKSLIPEKFSKIFKKSKKSKIDVGACTERKADGCRRSAVPGLKAWSDQQSFSATPDSMDSDYEDIAESGDVYDAKRVNVNANNTIVQFQTQTRASANRASRRATITSNASSNPRKSPLKTGSKRRKCMPPIRNRSTLKLTNEKAQFFDETEWQERKTCCGMTYECSSLAGSILIDTDKFEVCSEHKRSQISQISQIETASTAKEELSSTSQKTIIATLPAVVQISAPTTTSVCPPPLPNPVNMIKPNHTPVLKKHHLFFKRQSESFPQVDLAVNNNIINSSNKTESLAVSTTTPVIIKSSTSTANHSASMPHSSTAITIGGNSNIVVSTPLPLAISTTNISAISSISPSSATATSVTAQMPRHSTAKVTTISPPLPTTNIIGGNRLLHKIKAGKIFKHSLEKIGVTSTAAPVSSATVERIKAGDFQDIKPVIRNVAKSYVVSKPMTSGSSQQSTQYYPVGSSPTSTCSNSSATSSSSSSTAPKFSDNSSDSGFDENLQDRKSASPLEDTEKKLAARAAIGNVHTMFLASGVQIHGQHQNLMLTGNEVAAKLLQNRKQQMAMMANSSGGAMQQHFQQQQQSATNVSRIGSATSSLKISPVTPATISTISVGNSGGSNSHSKTPTATLTTTRAIYNNNTIQHENGVTTIVPASSLAASNQTAAMNALAPSTVTITPAPTHQLGNSASSAALGLTKKLTTSGVGVNLIAGGVNNQSNILHTATNAASHLLNHGNSTLLHQQAHHLQQQPQPLQHHNTASNLNQKIILLKTSDLSKYNNLANISSSSLNSVKLPNGSTPMASNANTGGGVCKN, from the exons atgttttcgtTTCACAAACCCCGAGTTTATCGCTCGGCTGAAGGATGTTGCATATGTCGTGCAAAGTCAAGTAGTTCACGTTTCACCGACTCTCGCAAATACGAACAAGACTCAATGAAatgttttgatttgaaatatcCTCGCCATGGAGAAATTTGCAATGCATGCGTTTTGCTGGTGAAGCGTTTTAAACGCCTTCCAGTGGGCAGCACCCGACATTGGGGACAT gTGGTTGACGCTCGTGCGGGACCAGGAACGAAATCCATTTCAAAACACAAGAAGGGTCGGGACGATTCAGAAACCACAGCACATAGTGCTTCAAGTAGTAGCACTCGACGTGCTCCCAATTCCAAGTCACTCATTcctgaaaaattttcaaaaatttttaaaaagagtAAGAAAAGCAAAATAGATGTCGGTGCTTGCACTGAAAGGAAAGCTGATGGATGTAGACGATCTGCCGTGCCTGGATTAAAGGCATGGAGCGATCAACAATCGTTTTCTGCAACACCTGATTCAATGGACAGCGATTACGAAGATATCGCTGAGAGTGGGGATGTTTACGACGCAAAACGAGTAAACGTCAACGCTAATAATACAATTGTGCAATTTCAAACACAAACGCGTGCATCTGCAAATCGTGCCTCACGTAGGGCCACCATTACGAGCAATGCATCCAGTAATCCCCGTAAGAGTCCGCTAAAAACCGGCAGCAAACGACGTAAATGCATGCCCCCTATTCGAAATCGGTCTACGTTAAAACTTACCAATGAGAAAGCGCAATTCTTTGATGAGACGGAATGGCAAGAACGTAAGACCTGTTGCGGCATGACGTATGAATGTTCATCGCTAGCTGGATCAATACTCATAGACACTGACAAATTTGAAGTCTGCTCAGAACATAAACGCTCGCAGATATCGCAGATCTCGCAGATTGAAACCGCATCAACTGCCAAAGAAGAGCTGTCATCTACTTCGCAAAAGACAATCATCGCCACATTGCCAGCTGTTGTACAAATATCTGCGCCAACAACGACTAGCGTTTGTCCACCGCCATTACCCAATCCAGTGAATATGATCAAACCAAATCATACACCAGTATTGAAGAAACATCATTTGTTCTTCAAACGACAGTCGGAAAGTTTTCCACAAGTGGATCTCGCTGTTAACAACAATATAATCAATTCCTCAAATAAGACTGAATCTCTGGCAGTATCAACAACCACCCCGGTTATAATTAAAAGCAGCACAAGCACCGCAAATCACAGCGCCTCAATGCCACATTCATCAACAGCAATAACGATTGGAGGCAACTCGAATATCGTCGTTTCCACGCCATTGCCACTCGCAATAAGTACCACAAATATATCTGCCATATCGAGCATTTCTCCTTCCAGTGCAACAGCCACTTCTGTGACAGCGCAAATGCCGCGGCATTCTACCGCTAAGGTTACTACGATTTCACCACCattgccaacaacaaatataatcgGTGGCAATAGacttttgcataaaataaaggcgggaaaaattttcaaacattctCTAGAAAAAATTGGTGTCACGTCTACAGCCGCGCCAGTCTCGTCAGCCACAGTGGAGCGCATTAAGGCTGGTGATTTTCAAGATATAAAACCCGTCATACGCAACGTGGCCAAATCATATGTGGTCTCAAAACCCATGACGAGCGGGTCCAGTCAGCAGAGCACGCAATACTATCCCGTCGGTTCATCACCAACATCCACATGCTCCAACTCATCGGCCACTTCTTCCTCGTCATCCTCGACTGCACCAAAGTTTAGCGACAATTCGTCAGATTCCGGTTTTGATGAAAATCTACAAGACAGAAAATCGGCAAGTCCTTTG GAGGATACAGAGAAAAAGCTAGCAGCTCGTGCAGCGATCGGCAATGTGCACACGATGTTCTTGGCAAGTGGCGTTCAGATTCACGGTCAACATCAAAATTTAATGCTTACGGGCAATGAGGTAGCGGCAAAGCTATTGCAAAATCGTAAGCAACAAATGGCTATGATGGCTAATTCCAGTGGCGGTGCAATGCAGCAAcactttcaacaacaacaacaatcagcaaCTAAT gtcTCACGTATCGGTTCGGCAACATCATCCTTGAAAATCTCCCCAGTCACGCCCGCAACAATATCGACCATATCAGTGGGAAATTCGGGTGGTAGCAATTCTCACAGCAAGACGCCAACGGCGACACTAACTACAACTCGTGCAatctacaataacaacaccatACAACATGAAAACGGAGTGACAACAATCGTGCCGGCCTCCTCGTTAGCGGCATCCAACCAAACCGCAGCCATGAACGCACTTGCTCCCAGCACAGTGACCATTACACCAGCACCGACACATCAATTGGGAAATTCCGCATCCAGTGCGGCGTTAGGTTTAACAAAGAAACTGACAACATCTGGTGTTGGAGTGAATCTAATAGCCGGCGGTGTCAACAATCAAAGCAATATTCTCCATACAGCGACAAACGCTGCTTCTCATTTGCTCAATCATGGCAATAGTACGCTGCTGCATCAACAGGCGCACCATCTGCAGCAGCAACCACAACCCCTTCAACATCACAATACGGCGAGTAATCTGAATCAGAAGATCATTCTGTTGAAGACATCCGATCtaagcaaatacaacaacttGGCAAACATCAGCAGCAGTAGTCTCAATAGCGTTAAGCTGCCCAACGGCTCAACGCCAATGGCGTCGAACGCGAACACCGGCGGCGGCGTTTGTAAGAATTGA
- the Fam60a_1 gene encoding mucin-2 isoform X1 yields the protein MFSFHKPRVYRSAEGCCICRAKSSSSRFTDSRKYEQDSMKCFDLKYPRHGEICNACVLLVKRFKRLPVGSTRHWGHVVDARAGPGTKSISKHKKGRDDSETTAHSASSSSTRRAPNSKSLIPEKFSKIFKKSKKSKIDVGACTERKADGCRRSAVPGLKAWSDQQSFSATPDSMDSDYEDIAESGDVYDAKRVNVNANNTIVQFQTQTRASANRASRRATITSNASSNPRKSPLKTGSKRRKCMPPIRNRSTLKLTNEKAQFFDETEWQERKTCCGMTYECSSLAGSILIDTDKFEVCSEHKRSQISQISQIETASTAKEELSSTSQKTIIATLPAVVQISAPTTTSVCPPPLPNPVNMIKPNHTPVLKKHHLFFKRQSESFPQVDLAVNNNIINSSNKTESLAVSTTTPVIIKSSTSTANHSASMPHSSTAITIGGNSNIVVSTPLPLAISTTNISAISSISPSSATATSVTAQMPRHSTAKVTTISPPLPTTNIIGGNRLLHKIKAGKIFKHSLEKIGVTSTAAPVSSATVERIKAGDFQDIKPVIRNVAKSYVVSKPMTSGSSQQSTQYYPVGSSPTSTCSNSSATSSSSSSTAPKFSDNSSDSGFDENLQDRKSASPLQEDTEKKLAARAAIGNVHTMFLASGVQIHGQHQNLMLTGNEVAAKLLQNRKQQMAMMANSSGGAMQQHFQQQQQSATNVSRIGSATSSLKISPVTPATISTISVGNSGGSNSHSKTPTATLTTTRAIYNNNTIQHENGVTTIVPASSLAASNQTAAMNALAPSTVTITPAPTHQLGNSASSAALGLTKKLTTSGVGVNLIAGGVNNQSNILHTATNAASHLLNHGNSTLLHQQAHHLQQQPQPLQHHNTASNLNQKIILLKTSDLSKYNNLANISSSSLNSVKLPNGSTPMASNANTGGGVCKN from the exons atgttttcgtTTCACAAACCCCGAGTTTATCGCTCGGCTGAAGGATGTTGCATATGTCGTGCAAAGTCAAGTAGTTCACGTTTCACCGACTCTCGCAAATACGAACAAGACTCAATGAAatgttttgatttgaaatatcCTCGCCATGGAGAAATTTGCAATGCATGCGTTTTGCTGGTGAAGCGTTTTAAACGCCTTCCAGTGGGCAGCACCCGACATTGGGGACAT gTGGTTGACGCTCGTGCGGGACCAGGAACGAAATCCATTTCAAAACACAAGAAGGGTCGGGACGATTCAGAAACCACAGCACATAGTGCTTCAAGTAGTAGCACTCGACGTGCTCCCAATTCCAAGTCACTCATTcctgaaaaattttcaaaaatttttaaaaagagtAAGAAAAGCAAAATAGATGTCGGTGCTTGCACTGAAAGGAAAGCTGATGGATGTAGACGATCTGCCGTGCCTGGATTAAAGGCATGGAGCGATCAACAATCGTTTTCTGCAACACCTGATTCAATGGACAGCGATTACGAAGATATCGCTGAGAGTGGGGATGTTTACGACGCAAAACGAGTAAACGTCAACGCTAATAATACAATTGTGCAATTTCAAACACAAACGCGTGCATCTGCAAATCGTGCCTCACGTAGGGCCACCATTACGAGCAATGCATCCAGTAATCCCCGTAAGAGTCCGCTAAAAACCGGCAGCAAACGACGTAAATGCATGCCCCCTATTCGAAATCGGTCTACGTTAAAACTTACCAATGAGAAAGCGCAATTCTTTGATGAGACGGAATGGCAAGAACGTAAGACCTGTTGCGGCATGACGTATGAATGTTCATCGCTAGCTGGATCAATACTCATAGACACTGACAAATTTGAAGTCTGCTCAGAACATAAACGCTCGCAGATATCGCAGATCTCGCAGATTGAAACCGCATCAACTGCCAAAGAAGAGCTGTCATCTACTTCGCAAAAGACAATCATCGCCACATTGCCAGCTGTTGTACAAATATCTGCGCCAACAACGACTAGCGTTTGTCCACCGCCATTACCCAATCCAGTGAATATGATCAAACCAAATCATACACCAGTATTGAAGAAACATCATTTGTTCTTCAAACGACAGTCGGAAAGTTTTCCACAAGTGGATCTCGCTGTTAACAACAATATAATCAATTCCTCAAATAAGACTGAATCTCTGGCAGTATCAACAACCACCCCGGTTATAATTAAAAGCAGCACAAGCACCGCAAATCACAGCGCCTCAATGCCACATTCATCAACAGCAATAACGATTGGAGGCAACTCGAATATCGTCGTTTCCACGCCATTGCCACTCGCAATAAGTACCACAAATATATCTGCCATATCGAGCATTTCTCCTTCCAGTGCAACAGCCACTTCTGTGACAGCGCAAATGCCGCGGCATTCTACCGCTAAGGTTACTACGATTTCACCACCattgccaacaacaaatataatcgGTGGCAATAGacttttgcataaaataaaggcgggaaaaattttcaaacattctCTAGAAAAAATTGGTGTCACGTCTACAGCCGCGCCAGTCTCGTCAGCCACAGTGGAGCGCATTAAGGCTGGTGATTTTCAAGATATAAAACCCGTCATACGCAACGTGGCCAAATCATATGTGGTCTCAAAACCCATGACGAGCGGGTCCAGTCAGCAGAGCACGCAATACTATCCCGTCGGTTCATCACCAACATCCACATGCTCCAACTCATCGGCCACTTCTTCCTCGTCATCCTCGACTGCACCAAAGTTTAGCGACAATTCGTCAGATTCCGGTTTTGATGAAAATCTACAAGACAGAAAATCGGCAAGTCCTTTG CAGGAGGATACAGAGAAAAAGCTAGCAGCTCGTGCAGCGATCGGCAATGTGCACACGATGTTCTTGGCAAGTGGCGTTCAGATTCACGGTCAACATCAAAATTTAATGCTTACGGGCAATGAGGTAGCGGCAAAGCTATTGCAAAATCGTAAGCAACAAATGGCTATGATGGCTAATTCCAGTGGCGGTGCAATGCAGCAAcactttcaacaacaacaacaatcagcaaCTAAT gtcTCACGTATCGGTTCGGCAACATCATCCTTGAAAATCTCCCCAGTCACGCCCGCAACAATATCGACCATATCAGTGGGAAATTCGGGTGGTAGCAATTCTCACAGCAAGACGCCAACGGCGACACTAACTACAACTCGTGCAatctacaataacaacaccatACAACATGAAAACGGAGTGACAACAATCGTGCCGGCCTCCTCGTTAGCGGCATCCAACCAAACCGCAGCCATGAACGCACTTGCTCCCAGCACAGTGACCATTACACCAGCACCGACACATCAATTGGGAAATTCCGCATCCAGTGCGGCGTTAGGTTTAACAAAGAAACTGACAACATCTGGTGTTGGAGTGAATCTAATAGCCGGCGGTGTCAACAATCAAAGCAATATTCTCCATACAGCGACAAACGCTGCTTCTCATTTGCTCAATCATGGCAATAGTACGCTGCTGCATCAACAGGCGCACCATCTGCAGCAGCAACCACAACCCCTTCAACATCACAATACGGCGAGTAATCTGAATCAGAAGATCATTCTGTTGAAGACATCCGATCtaagcaaatacaacaacttGGCAAACATCAGCAGCAGTAGTCTCAATAGCGTTAAGCTGCCCAACGGCTCAACGCCAATGGCGTCGAACGCGAACACCGGCGGCGGCGTTTGTAAGAATTGA
- the LOC105217686 gene encoding NAD-dependent protein deacetylase Sirt6, translating into MSCNYADNLSPYDNKGVLGIPEQFDSAESVDKKCEELVDWILAARGRVVVHTGAGISTSAGIPDFRGPKGVWTLEEKGQKPKINVSFEDAMPTKTHMALKTLTEQGFVRFVVSQNIDGLHLKSGLSRQNLAELHGNMFIEQCCKCKRQFVRSTAAQTVGQKPCGGVCRSSEFGEVRSCRGGLLLDNVLDWEADLPERDLDMAFMHSTLADVNIALGTTLQIIPSGNLPLKSKKYGGKLIICNLQPTKHDNKADLILSTYVDDVLEKICKRLGIEIPSYNASDDPTKAPTAQNSEWTIPVQAVKELEKEYNAKLKTFRMQQKSQSKDLAKTTTKVVKDKKRKREE; encoded by the exons atGAGCTGCAATTATGCAGATAACCTTTCGCCGTATGATAATAAAGGTGTTTTGGGTATACCAGAG CAATTCGACAGTGCAGAATCGGTTGACAAGAAATGCGAGGAATTGGTTGATTGGATTCTGGCGGCGAGAGGGCGTGTAGTAGTACACACAGGAGCAGGCATAAGCACTAGTGCTGGTATACCCGATTTTCG TGGGCCGAAAGGAGTATGGACTTTAGAAGAGAAGGGgcaaaaacctaaaataaatgtGTCATTTGAAgatgccatgcccacaaaaacGCATATGGCGCTGAAAACATTGACCGAACAAGGTTTTGTAAGATTTGTGGTTAGCCAAAACATCGATGGACTTCATTTGAAGTCAGGGTTATCTCGTCAGAACTTGGCTGAACTTCATGGTAATATGTTTATTGAACAATGCTGCAAATGCAAGCGGCAGTTTGTGCGATCGACTGCAGCGCAAACAGTGGGTCAGAAGCCCTGTGGTGGGGTGTGTCGATCAAGTGAATTTGGAGAAGTGCGTTCATGTCGTGGTGGCTTGCTTTTAGATAATGTGCTTGACTGGGAGGCGGATCTTCCAGAGCGTGACCTCGATATGGCATTCATGCACTCCAC ACTAGCAGATGTAAATATAGCACTGGGCACAACTCTACAAATCATACCAAGTGGAAACTTACCGCTGAAAAGTAAGAAATACGGAGGCAAACTTATCATATGCAACCTTCAGCCCACCAAACAT GACAATAAGGCTGATTTGATACTATCCACTTATGTAGACGACGTTTTGGAGAAAATATGCAAACGTTTGGGCATCGAAATACCGTCTTATAATGCTTCAGATGACCCCACCAAGGCACCAACTGCCCAGAACTCTGAGTGGACTATACCAGTACAAGCAGTCAAAGAGTTGGAGAAGGAATATAATGCAAAATTGAAAACCTTTAGAATGCAACAGAAATCGCAAAGCAAAGATCTCGCCAAGACCACAACGAAAGTGGTGAAAGACAAAAAGCGCAAGCGCGAAGAATAA
- the LOC105217685 gene encoding DDB1- and CUL4-associated factor 6, with the protein MSRDRFSKDSVFRSVYNNQSLNSTRAATNNYIASTKDSLDYVQRLGLMSRLHVHSGCVNTVSWSSTGEHLLSGSDDQCIAITNPHSQEVLLKYKTAHRANIFSARFMPRSNGHSIVSCSGDGIVLHTELLAPYVRRQRTPLFNNVNTVGSGADSTRETVPMQPLYEHSESEAKLSFFNCHKSGTTYEVLTIPSEPRSFLSCGEDGTVRLFDLRQISSCHKTCCKDNILIFSPSAVNAMDLSPISNYYVAVGSSDAIVRIYDRRYLSIIDFSDSSIPTTERHTRPIKAYPIPMTTNRQYRITCVRYSPEESELLVSYSSEYLYLFDLRRDGVDVNELYEKGRTADVNSASPPPTLTAEQVTRRLRLRGDWSDTGPDARPENYPRGRVEIGQVRPQLQANIMSRMTEVISRMLNDPRTRMGLSGQAQELNRENQATLLAAVARETSDDSTPSTSGAYWRRVASRLHNSRSININASMPQTDVVTSQPIPTTTVVNNISRPPEESTIAAPAEPSVPASTSIADTSNVSSDGQQGIQFRDDEADTLNEELAELDMQTKEILFDYLRMKFVGHRNARTMIKEANFWGNNYVMSGSDCGHIFTWDRRTGKLVMLMQGDQHVVNCLQPHPELPYLASSGIDYDVKIWAPTLEHANFDEAVAEDLMKRNAIMLEQTKDTITVPAAFMIRLLACIHSLRNRERILNPEGGNNPSNLTENVDNDNNRSATNEQNEGSVPNADGGEASEEANNDE; encoded by the exons ATGTCTCGCGACCGGTTCTCCAAGGACAGCGTCTTTAGAAGTGTTTATAACAATCAAAGCTTAAATTCCACACGAGCTGCCACTAATAACTACATTGCTAGCACAAAAG ACTCACTGGACTATGTGCAACGTTTGGGTTTGATGAGCCGTTTGCATGTGCACTCTGGCTGTGTGAACACTGTAAGTTGGAGCAGCACAGGTGAACACTTGTTGTCGGGTAGCGATGACCAGTGCATTGCTATAACGAACCCTCACAGCCAAGAGGtactgttgaaatataaaacggCTCATAGAGCGAACATCTTCAGTGCGCGGTTTATGCCACGGTCGAATGGTCACTCGATAGTATCGTGTTCCGGTGATGGTATTGTACTGCATACCGAGCTGTTAGCACCATATGTACGTCGGCAACGCACACCGTTATTTAATAATGTTAACACGGTGGGCTCTGGTGCCGATTCTACTAGAGAGACTGTTCCTATGCAGCCCTTATATGAACATAGTGAGAGTGAGGCTAAATTGAGTTTTTTTAATTGTCACAAAAGCGGTACAACGTATGAAGTACTAACGATACCCTCAGAACCACGGTCATTTCTGAGCTGTGGCGAAGATGGGACAGTTCGTCTATTCGATTTACGGCAAATATCGAGTTGTCATAAGACTTGCTGCAAGGATAATATACTGATATTTAGTCCTTCAGCGGTTAATGCCATGGATCTATCGCCCATCAGTAACTACTATGTGGCAGTGGGTAGTTCCGATGCAATTGTACGGATCTATGATCGACGTTACCTGTCAATTATTGATTTTAGCGATAGCTCTATACCCACTACGGAGCGGCATACAAGACCGATTAAAGCCTATCCAATTCCTATGACGACGAATCGACAATATCGAATTACTTGTGTTAGATACAGCCCTGAAGAGTCTGAATTACTGGTGAGTTACTCTTCTGAGTATTTGTATCTATTTGATCTGCGTCGCGACGGTGTGGACGTCAACGAGCTGTATGAAAAGGGACGGACAGCTGATGTCAACAGTGCATCCCCTCCTCCTACTTTAACCGCCGAACAAGTTACGCGGCGGTTGCGCTTGCGTGGTGATTGGTCCGACACTGGACCGGATGCGCGGCCGGAAAACTATCCGAGAGGGCGAGTGGAAATTGGACAAGTACGACCGCAGCTGCAAGCGAACATAATGAGTCGCATGACAGAGGTGATATCCCGTATGCTTAACGATCCACGTACACGAATGGGCCTTTCTGGCCAGGCACAAGAGCTGAATCGTGAAAATCAAGCGACACTTTTGGCTGCAGTGGCTAGAGAGACATCAGACG ACTCGACACCCTCTACATCAGGCGCTTATTGGCGTAGAGTTGCTAGTCGTTTGCACAACTCTCGTTCTATTAACATAAATGCTTCAATGCCTCAAACAGATGTGGTTACGTCTCAACCGATTCCTACAACGACTGTTGTCAATAACATTAGTAGACCGCCAGAAGAAAGTACCATTGCGGCACCAGCAGAACCATCAGTACCTGCAAGTACGTCCATTGCCGATACATCTAATGTTAGCAGTGATGGTCAGCAAGGCATACAGTTCCGTGACGATGAAGCCGATACGCTGAACGAAGAACTTGCGGAACTCGACATGCAAACCAAGGAGATACTTTTCGATTATTTGCGTATGAAGTTTGTCGGTCACAGAAATGCACGTACCATGATCAAGGAGGCGAACTTTTGGGGTAACAACTATGTGATGTCTGGATCGGATTGTGGACATATATTTACTTGGGACCGACGTACCGGGAAACTAGTCATGTTAATGCAGGGTGACCAACATGTTGTGAACTGCTTACAGCCGCATCCTGAGCTTCCTTATTTAGCTAGCTCGGGCATAGATTACGATGTTAAGATATGGGCGCCCACTTTGGAGCATGCCAATTTCGATGAAGCGGTAGCTGAAGAT cTCATGAAACGTAATGCTATAATGTTAGAGCAAACTAAAGACACCATCACAGTACCAGCGGCTTTTATGATTCGTCTGTTGGCCTGCATTCACTCGCTGCGAAATCGCGAACGTATCCTTAATCCTGAAGGAGGCAATAATCCATCCAACCTAACAGAAAATGTAGACAATGACAACAATAGAAGCGCAACAAACGAGCAAAATGAGGGTTCTGTTCCGAATGCAGACGGTGGTGAAGCTTCAGAGGAGGCTAACAATGACGAATGA
- the Nelf-b gene encoding negative elongation factor B has translation MSVPPKFAGTGLEEVNIPGQAYLREALTSCTDPLKAIESFQLENGVLLPSLRPMLPLLDLHGVRRLDFHTSLMEELREKLIAHINELGQKDPRERDKKLRELLIKSFPVVRVKALRPVVMAILRNTQHIDDKYLRILVRDRELYSDTDTEVKRQIWRDNQSLFGDEVSPLLSQYIREKEHVLFDHTNLNNLFFHPSPKVRRQGEVVQKLANMIGQSVKLYDMVLQFLRTLFLRTRNVHYCTLRAELLMALHDLEVQEIISVDPCHKFTWCLDACIREKNVDIKRSRELQGFLDNIKRGQEQVLGDLSMTLCDPYAINFLATSAIKILHHLINNEGLPRDNTILILLLRMLALGLSAWVMIDSQDFKEPKLDCQVVTKFLPALMSLMVDDQCRSLHSKLPPDERESALCTIEHSGPAPDAVEAYIQESSVASILAMYYTLHTARLKDRVGVLRALAILSACKDDRAYEDPFLHSLIALLIPMADEFSAEDFCTTLFDEFLFVGLTRDNVTRHMLKLLWYVHNKLPPGRLTTLMKAIQPTTGHNETVHKLYETLQERIGTTIHEGPMPEQQEVDFDSPLKSVPTPGPAYMQ, from the exons ATGTCAGTACCACCGAAGTTTGCTGGCACCGGACTAGAAGAAGTGAATATTCCTGGCCAAGCATACCTGAGGGAAGCTCTCACTTCATGTACCGATCCGTTGAAAGCGATTGAAAGTTTTCAG CTGGAAAATGGTGTACTTTTGCCATCACTACGTCCAATGCTGCCGTTACTTGACTTGCATGGGGTGCGTCGTCTGGATTTCCATACATCCCTGATGGAG GAGTTGCGGGAAAAGCTAATTGCTCATATTAATGAATTAGGACAAAAGGATCCACGTGAACGCGATAAAAAGCTAAGAGAATTGTTGATTAAAAGTTTTCCCGTTGTGCGCGTTAAGGCTCTACGCCCTGTTGTAATGGCAATTTTGCGGAACACGCAACATATTGACGACAAGTATTTGCGAATACTTGTACGAGATCGCGAACTCTATTCGGACACGGACACAGAAGTAAAACGCCAGATTTGGCGAGACAACCAATCGCTCTTTGGTGATGAAGTCTCACCACTTCTATCGCAGTACATTCGTGAGAAGGAACACGTATTATTCGATCATACCAATTTGAACAATCTATTCTTCCATCCCTCGCCCAAGGTTCGTCGTCAAGGTGAAGTGGTGCAAAAGTTGGCGAATATGATTGGGCAAAGTGTTAAACTGTACGACATGGTGTTGCAGTTTTTACGAACACTATTCTTACGTACCCGTAATGTTCATTATTGTACACTGCGCGCTGAATTATTGATGGCACTACATGATTTAGAGGTGCAGGAAATTATCTCAGTCGATCCATGTCATAAGTTTACTTGGTGCTTGGACGCTTGCATTCGAGAGAAAAATGTAGACATAAAAAGGTCACGCGAGTTGCAAGGTTTTCTAGATAATATAAAGCGTGGCCAAGAGCAGGTCTTAGGTGATTTGTCTATGACCTTATGCGATCCGTACGCCATCAATTTTCTAGCAACAtcagcaataaaaattttacatcaTTTGATCAATAATGAAGGACTACCGCGAGATAATACCATTCTCATTTTACTATTGCGTATGCTTGCGCTGGGATTGAGTGCATGGGTAATGATCGATTCTCAAGATTTCAAGGAACCAAAACTTGATTGTCAAGTGGTTACAAAGTTTCTGCCTGCATTAATGTCACTCATGGTGGATGATCAATGCCGTAGTTTGCATTCGAAACTACCACCAGACGAGCGTGAATCGGCACTTTGTACCATTGAGCATTCAGGTCCAGCACCAGATGCTGTTGAGGCTTATATACAGGAGAGCTCCGTAGCCAGTATATTGGCCATGTATTATACCTTACACACGGCGCGCCTAAAAGACCGAGTTGGCGTTTTACGTGCATTAGCAATATTATCTGCATGCAAGGACGATCGCGCATACGAGGATCCCTTTCTACATTCACTC atcgCTTTACTTATTCCAATGGCTGATGAATTTTCTGCTGAAGATTTCTGCACAACACTTTTCGACGAGTTCCTTTTCGTTGGCTTGACTCGTGACAATGTCACCCGCCATATGTTGAAGCTTTTGTGGTATGTGCACAATAAATTGCCGCCAGGCAGATTGACCACGCTCATGAAAGCTATACAGCCCACAACGGGCCATAACGAGACCGTTCACAAGTTATATGAGACACTGCAGGAACGAATTGGTACAACCATACATGAGGGCCCAATGCCGGAGCAGCAAGAAGTAGATTTCGATTCGCCCTTAAAGAGTGTACCCACTCCAGGGCCGGCTTATATGCAGtag